In Syntrophaceae bacterium, one genomic interval encodes:
- a CDS encoding thiolase family protein produces the protein MQPNDVVIVSAVRTPFGRFDGVLRSILSIDLGVKVLQEVVHRIGLDPAQVDEVYYGTCIPAEYAIYTNVPARQITLLAGFPESNISLTIDRACCSSMTGMRLGYRAIKSGDAEVVIASGAENMGNVPLIASAAKARWGTRLGHIELEDVLFELGYGRKGFAPVATDAGHVSLEYGVTREMQDEWAVASHRKYFQAYASGKYKVGEELMPLEIPQKGKAPLVMDRDESPRENLNIEKMSALKTVYGSPTVTAGNAPGLNSGASAIVLMSRRKAESLGLEVLGEVVACEAAAGTPKYMADVPAQAIGKMFARTGNRIDDVDLIEINEAFAAVTLVSLRLLAGKDPEKEKALQAKANVNGGAIAIGHPVGASGARIAMTMMYELRRRGGGLGVAAICGGLSQGEALLLKV, from the coding sequence ATGCAACCCAACGATGTAGTTATCGTGAGCGCGGTCCGGACGCCCTTCGGGCGGTTCGACGGCGTTCTGCGATCCATTTTGAGCATTGACCTGGGGGTCAAGGTGCTCCAGGAAGTCGTCCACCGCATCGGCCTCGATCCGGCCCAGGTGGACGAGGTGTATTACGGGACGTGCATTCCCGCGGAATACGCCATTTACACGAACGTTCCGGCCCGGCAGATCACGCTCCTGGCCGGATTTCCGGAGAGCAACATCTCCCTGACCATCGACCGGGCCTGCTGCTCCTCCATGACGGGCATGCGCCTGGGCTACCGGGCCATCAAGTCGGGGGACGCGGAGGTGGTGATCGCCTCGGGGGCGGAGAACATGGGGAACGTTCCCCTGATCGCCAGCGCGGCCAAGGCTCGCTGGGGGACCCGCCTGGGGCACATCGAGCTGGAGGACGTCCTGTTCGAGCTGGGTTACGGCCGGAAGGGATTCGCCCCGGTGGCGACCGACGCGGGGCACGTCTCCCTGGAGTACGGGGTGACTCGGGAGATGCAGGACGAATGGGCGGTGGCCAGCCACCGGAAGTATTTCCAGGCTTATGCGTCCGGGAAGTACAAGGTTGGCGAGGAGTTGATGCCCCTGGAGATTCCCCAGAAGGGCAAGGCTCCGCTGGTGATGGACCGGGACGAATCGCCCCGGGAGAACCTGAACATCGAGAAGATGTCGGCCCTGAAGACGGTTTACGGGAGCCCCACGGTGACGGCGGGGAACGCCCCGGGACTCAATTCCGGCGCTTCCGCAATCGTCCTGATGTCTCGCCGCAAGGCCGAGTCCCTGGGGCTGGAGGTCCTGGGGGAGGTTGTGGCATGCGAGGCCGCGGCGGGGACGCCGAAGTATATGGCCGACGTGCCGGCCCAGGCGATCGGGAAGATGTTTGCCCGGACGGGAAACAGGATCGACGACGTGGACCTGATCGAGATCAACGAAGCCTTCGCGGCGGTCACGCTGGTGTCGCTACGTCTCCTGGCCGGGAAGGACCCGGAGAAGGAGAAGGCCCTGCAGGCGAAGGCGAACGTCAACGGCGGGGCCATCGCCATCGGGCACCCCGTCGGCGCCAGCGGCGCCCGGATCGCCATGACGATGATGTACGAGCTGCGGCGTCGCGGCGGCGGCCTCGGCGTGGCGGCTATCTGCGGCGGCCTGTCCCAGGGAGAGGCGCTCTTGCTCAAGGTGTAA